The Macrobrachium nipponense isolate FS-2020 chromosome 19, ASM1510439v2, whole genome shotgun sequence genome contains a region encoding:
- the LOC135214802 gene encoding uncharacterized protein LOC135214802, with amino-acid sequence MQQQQQHRTAILFIYTSILLVTTKAQRSHHDNHRIDAYDSFHDKELEQNLNSLQHEQLFLPKKDHLSSVSSELNKDKLEWITLPRMNPSQHSDKLNKNLPSRQPPSIDKDHKQPEHFTPKKDHSSSLSPELNKDKLERMTFPRINPLTRRDRPQKMNHSRLHHPTNKDHSKRIKLRNTQSYKRRATRGYGGVSNQMEQDSQHTLQRQLHPITPDIYPRKRRISRFQLGRNKGGNREHGRSQGVQSKKRRKHMKNGKYPKSLPKSQHRLDLGSHQSHEQKGQHRSARSSCTGGKVWRRGQCRCPSLSNWDEKKSECVCIYGTYKDANGNCRSFI; translated from the exons atgcagcagcagcagcagcacag AACTGCCATCCTCTTCATCTACACATCCATCCTTTTAGTAACAACTAAAGCCCAAAGAAGTCACCATGATAACCACAGAATTGATGCATATGACTCATTTCATGACAAGGAATTAGAACAAAACTTAAACAGCCTTCAGCATGAACAACTGTTTCTACCTAAGAAAGATCATTTATCAAGTGTATCTTCTGAGCTCAATAAAGACAAACTGGAATGGATAACTTTGCCAAGGATGAATCCTTCACAACACAgtgacaaattaaataaaaaccttcCATCAAGACAGCCTCCTTCCATCGATAAAGATCATAAACAGCCTGAACATTTTACACCAAAGAAAGATCATTCATCAAGTCTATCTCCTGAGCTCAATAAAGACAAACTGGAACGGATGACTTTTCCAAGAATAAATCCTTTAACACGACGAGACAGACCACAAAAAATGAATCACTCAAGACTGCATCACCCCACCAACAAAGACCATTCAAAGAGGATAAAACTAAGAAATACGCAATCATACAAGAGACGTGCTACAAGGGGTTATGGGGGAGTGTCTAATCAAATGGAGCAAGATTCACAGCATACATTACAACGACAACTGCACCCCATAACTCCTGATATATATCCAAGGAAGAGGAGGATTTCAAGATTCCAACTGGGGagaaacaaaggaggcaacagagAACATGGACGTTCCCAGGGAGTTCAatcaaagaaaagaaggaaacacatgaaaaatggaaaatacccTAAGAGCCTGCCAAAAAGCCAACACAGGTTAGACCTGGGCTCCCATCAAAGTCATGAACAAAaag GACAACATAGAAGTGCAAGAAGTAGCTGCACAGGAGGTAAAGTCTGGAGGAGGGGTCAGTGTCGATGTCCTTCCTTGTCAAACTGGGATGAGAAGAAATCAGAATGTGTCTGCATCTATGGAACATACAAAGATGCTAACGGTAACTGCCGATCATTCATTTAA